The following are from one region of the Streptomyces decoyicus genome:
- a CDS encoding YfhO family protein, which produces MAPTPATPQEAVRPLEVARPLPPKERPPAAHRPRGRPPAPWLAAALSMGAYCLALALYGSYPFGPRSRAVNDLGNQFVPLHARLWDLMHGTTSGDLFFNWSSGYGVPFLADFFTYLMNPFSWLVGLFPRALADLPVFLVTLLSIGLGTALMTVFLGRLHQGSGLLRALLSAGYGLCAWVLNDGFADPMWMWGLVALPLLGIAADWCLRRTRWVSGTLLVALAWAGNFYTAAMATLAMALVLVLRLLTASRVTWRDRGEALARAASMALTGILLAAPVLTVTLQAGRSAQPAPAMPYDDPPSLLAQWAQLLPGGPPGTSAPNISIGIPGLLLVAVFPFVRALPLRVRLGWYGLAAGVAASFTWEPTILLWHGFALPNGSLYRAAFVLSGILVMISWLALAHHPRPRELAAGAALVALLAWLCRDQPAVGTTTWILVAGGGAVTLLGLAALTAPHTSRTRAAVTAALTCTVLLGSAYTALSVTAVRDGIDWFQPKITLSGPSLAARDGLLARADWPRSRTDPGPHEFADNDPLLLGGEGGSYYSSFVPAATARTLQGLGAGWYMKGRHTLSFEDPAGRALMGVSSSLSPVPQRRALSVPRPARPAPLLTVRPTLPPAVGAETVFARQERVLGAAVYEVPALTPAAGAAPVPDRDGWLLPAARRPGTDPDSAGTTFTAHCTPGSTALWYAPWFSGEVSGLGGRSTGIGNHDVTANPLRPLGPVPADGTVSVRFLGKGPQHVPRQALGCLSGRKLTAAVNALRARGPVALTAGGHRLTARLHPGSRGSAVLALPAVPGWGCSVDGGPRQAPDSFGGLLAVPLGPGAGRLSCSYLPPGLQTGLAGSVAAALVVAAVAVSGAVRGRRRVRHHPALHPATAPPMCRITPQGPVSEPPPGPGEKGCS; this is translated from the coding sequence GTGGCTCCGACGCCCGCCACCCCACAAGAGGCGGTCCGGCCCCTGGAGGTTGCCCGGCCCCTTCCCCCGAAGGAACGCCCGCCCGCCGCGCACCGGCCCCGCGGGCGGCCGCCGGCGCCCTGGCTCGCGGCGGCCCTGTCCATGGGGGCGTACTGCCTCGCCCTCGCCCTGTACGGCAGCTACCCGTTCGGCCCGCGCTCCCGCGCCGTCAACGACCTGGGCAATCAGTTCGTGCCGTTGCACGCCCGGCTGTGGGACTTGATGCACGGCACCACCAGCGGCGATCTGTTCTTCAACTGGAGCAGCGGCTACGGCGTCCCGTTCCTCGCCGACTTCTTCACCTATCTGATGAACCCCTTCTCCTGGCTCGTCGGGCTCTTCCCCCGCGCGCTGGCCGACCTCCCCGTCTTCCTGGTCACCCTGCTCAGCATCGGCCTGGGCACCGCCCTGATGACCGTCTTCCTCGGCCGGCTGCACCAGGGCTCCGGCCTGCTGCGGGCGCTGCTGTCGGCGGGCTACGGGCTGTGCGCCTGGGTGCTGAACGACGGTTTCGCCGACCCGATGTGGATGTGGGGCCTGGTCGCACTGCCCCTGCTGGGGATCGCCGCGGACTGGTGTCTGCGCCGCACCCGTTGGGTGTCCGGCACCCTGCTGGTCGCCCTCGCCTGGGCGGGCAATTTCTATACGGCCGCGATGGCGACCCTGGCGATGGCGCTGGTGCTGGTGCTGCGGCTGCTGACGGCCTCCCGGGTGACGTGGCGCGACCGGGGGGAGGCGCTGGCCCGCGCCGCCTCGATGGCGCTGACCGGAATCCTGCTCGCCGCCCCCGTACTGACCGTCACCCTCCAGGCCGGCCGGTCCGCCCAGCCGGCCCCCGCGATGCCCTACGACGACCCGCCGTCGCTGCTCGCCCAGTGGGCCCAGCTGCTGCCCGGCGGCCCCCCCGGGACCTCGGCCCCCAACATCTCCATCGGGATCCCCGGGCTGCTGCTGGTGGCCGTCTTCCCGTTCGTGCGCGCCCTGCCGCTGCGGGTGCGCCTCGGCTGGTACGGCCTGGCGGCGGGCGTCGCCGCCTCGTTCACCTGGGAGCCGACGATCCTGCTGTGGCACGGTTTCGCCCTGCCCAACGGCAGCCTCTACCGCGCCGCCTTCGTCCTCAGCGGCATCCTCGTGATGATCTCCTGGCTCGCGCTGGCACACCACCCGCGGCCCCGCGAACTGGCCGCGGGCGCGGCGCTGGTCGCGCTGCTCGCCTGGCTCTGCCGCGACCAGCCCGCGGTCGGCACCACCACCTGGATCCTGGTGGCCGGCGGCGGCGCGGTGACCCTCCTGGGGCTGGCCGCGCTCACCGCGCCGCACACCTCCCGCACCCGGGCCGCCGTCACCGCCGCGCTGACCTGCACCGTCCTGCTCGGCTCGGCGTACACCGCGCTGTCCGTGACCGCGGTACGGGACGGGATCGACTGGTTCCAGCCCAAGATCACGCTGTCCGGGCCCTCGCTCGCGGCGCGGGACGGGCTGCTCGCCCGCGCCGACTGGCCGCGCTCCCGCACCGATCCGGGCCCGCACGAGTTCGCCGACAACGACCCGCTGCTGCTCGGCGGCGAGGGCGGCTCGTACTACAGCAGCTTCGTGCCCGCGGCCACCGCCCGCACCCTCCAAGGCCTGGGCGCCGGCTGGTACATGAAGGGCCGTCATACGCTCAGCTTCGAGGACCCGGCGGGCCGGGCGCTCATGGGCGTCAGCAGCTCCCTGTCCCCGGTGCCGCAGCGCCGCGCCCTGTCCGTCCCCCGTCCGGCGCGCCCGGCTCCCCTCCTGACCGTACGCCCCACGCTGCCGCCCGCCGTCGGCGCGGAGACCGTCTTCGCCCGCCAGGAGCGGGTGCTGGGAGCCGCCGTGTACGAGGTGCCGGCCCTGACGCCCGCCGCGGGCGCGGCCCCGGTGCCCGACCGTGACGGCTGGCTGCTGCCCGCGGCGCGGCGGCCGGGGACGGACCCGGACAGCGCGGGGACCACCTTCACGGCGCACTGCACCCCGGGCAGCACCGCCCTCTGGTACGCGCCCTGGTTCTCCGGTGAGGTCAGCGGCCTGGGCGGGCGCTCCACGGGCATCGGCAACCATGACGTCACCGCCAATCCGCTGCGGCCCCTGGGCCCGGTGCCCGCGGACGGCACGGTGTCGGTGCGCTTCCTCGGCAAGGGCCCGCAGCACGTCCCCCGGCAGGCGCTCGGTTGTCTGTCCGGGCGCAAGCTGACGGCGGCGGTGAACGCGCTGCGGGCCCGGGGCCCGGTGGCACTGACCGCCGGCGGCCACCGGCTGACGGCCCGGCTGCACCCGGGCAGCAGGGGCAGCGCGGTGCTGGCGCTGCCGGCCGTGCCGGGGTGGGGCTGTTCGGTGGACGGCGGGCCGCGGCAGGCACCGGACTCGTTCGGCGGTCTGCTCGCCGTTCCGCTGGGCCCGGGGGCCGGGCGGCTGTCGTGCTCCTACCTGCCGCCGGGCCTGCAGACGGGGCTTGCGGGGAGCGTCGCGGCGGCGCTCGTGGTCGCCGCGGTGGCCGTCTCCGGCGCCGTGCGCGGCCGGCGGCGCGTCCGCCACCACCCCGCCCTGCACCCGGCGACCGCCCCGCCGATGTGCCGAATCACCCCTCAGGGGCCGGTGTCCGAGCCGCCCCCCGGCCCCGGCGAAAAGGGCTGCTCATGA
- a CDS encoding glycosyltransferase family 2 protein: protein MKLSIVVPCYNEEAVLSRFDATVRTVLASLAVEYELCYVDDGSADGTLARLRGLAQQHRGTTRYLSFSRNFGKEPAILAGLKAATGDAVILMDADLQHPPELIETMLDLYQLGHDQVVAKRSRTGDRRLRTVLSRLYYRTVNTWVDVELTDGAGDFRLLSRKAVDALLALPEYHRFSKGLFSWIGFDTVTFDYRNAAREAGETKWRFGSLVNYGIDGMLSFNCRPLRLAIYAGLGLASLAAVYTLWIIGAALVGGPTAPGYVTLVAIIVGLGGLQMVMLGLIGEYIGRIYYEAKRRPHFLVKESNAVTPGTPVTAATPAARGPAGAATPGQRAG from the coding sequence ATGAAGCTTTCCATCGTCGTCCCCTGCTACAACGAAGAGGCCGTCCTGAGCCGTTTCGACGCCACGGTCCGCACGGTCCTCGCCTCGCTCGCCGTCGAGTACGAGCTCTGTTACGTGGACGACGGCAGCGCCGACGGCACCCTGGCCCGGCTGCGCGGCCTCGCCCAGCAGCACCGCGGCACCACCCGCTACCTCTCCTTCAGCCGTAACTTCGGCAAGGAGCCCGCCATACTGGCCGGCCTGAAGGCGGCGACCGGCGACGCGGTGATCCTCATGGACGCCGATCTCCAGCATCCGCCCGAGCTCATCGAGACGATGCTCGACCTCTACCAGCTCGGCCACGACCAGGTCGTCGCCAAGCGCAGCCGGACCGGCGACCGGCGGCTGCGGACCGTGCTGAGCAGGCTCTACTACCGCACCGTCAACACCTGGGTCGATGTCGAACTCACCGACGGGGCGGGCGACTTCCGGCTGCTGTCGCGCAAGGCCGTGGACGCGCTGCTCGCGCTGCCGGAGTACCACCGCTTCTCCAAGGGCCTGTTCTCCTGGATCGGCTTCGACACCGTCACCTTCGACTACCGCAATGCCGCCCGGGAAGCCGGCGAGACGAAGTGGCGCTTCGGCTCACTGGTCAATTACGGCATCGACGGCATGCTCTCCTTCAACTGCCGCCCGCTGCGGCTGGCCATCTACGCCGGGCTCGGCCTCGCCTCGCTCGCCGCCGTCTACACCCTGTGGATCATCGGTGCGGCCCTCGTGGGCGGCCCCACCGCCCCGGGCTATGTGACGCTGGTGGCCATCATCGTGGGCCTGGGCGGGCTCCAGATGGTGATGCTCGGACTGATCGGCGAGTACATCGGGCGGATCTACTACGAGGCCAAGCGGCGCCCGCACTTCCTGGTCAAGGAGAGCAACGCCGTCACGCCCGGCACGCCCGTCACCGCCGCCACGCCCGCCGCGCGCGGTCCGGCGGGCGCCGCCACCCCCGGCCAACGGGCCGGCTGA
- a CDS encoding GtrA family protein encodes MRALPTPGRRCQIVRFAAVGGVNTLTFYACYLPLHRLLPYFAAYTAAFVTSMAGSFFLNTYFTYRTRPTWTKFLLFPLTQVTNYGVQSAGLVVLVGWCGMNTAVAPLVAALCALPFSYLVSRRILRPSARSGPSTKAGPPPVRSGGPA; translated from the coding sequence ATGCGCGCCCTGCCCACGCCCGGCCGCCGGTGCCAGATCGTGCGCTTCGCCGCCGTCGGCGGGGTCAACACCCTGACGTTCTACGCCTGTTATCTGCCGCTGCACCGTCTGCTGCCGTACTTCGCGGCCTACACCGCCGCCTTTGTGACGAGCATGGCCGGCTCCTTCTTCCTGAACACCTACTTCACCTACCGCACCCGCCCGACCTGGACGAAGTTCCTGCTCTTCCCGCTGACACAGGTCACCAACTACGGCGTGCAGAGCGCGGGGCTGGTGGTGCTGGTGGGCTGGTGCGGGATGAACACCGCGGTGGCGCCGCTGGTGGCGGCGCTGTGCGCCCTCCCCTTCAGCTATCTGGTCTCCCGGCGCATTCTGCGCCCGTCCGCCCGGTCCGGTCCGAGCACCAAGGCCGGTCCGCCCCCGGTCCGCTCCGGCGGACCCGCCTGA
- a CDS encoding PIG-L family deacetylase — protein sequence MSPAHPPRVSRRRLLQATGGGVLAATAGAGVWARLSDHPPRTAEPAGPGGSLADPAAQSFLQVIAHADDGLYFMNPDLEQSLRGGARSVTVCLTGGEADGRNVSRRAPDPARVPQNRAAFARARANGLRAAHAAMATGDPAARWDVAALSLLPGFEVEIQTLRDAPQHQLIFLGLVEARAVWQSRAATLRGLWLGATGTLPTLRPVGTPVKRQFHYTRDQLTETLVAVLDRVRPTVVRTLDPNAVHSRRRPPATPDRDPRLVGLRYYDHQDHTASAYFAQAALAAYAGRGRPAVVENYLGYEAGALPNDLDLRAARRKARLLSVYGWADHRACGDPAGCGDRKVGGSALNGGSRNWTRSTRLRAPGSNAWVRRAADGRLAAFAVLGGTAYCWAETRPGSGSFGAPVPVGGELLQGQIQVVRRPGGALQLFASRTVLPGRNAAHRRELLTAPQRGTAPDGSPVFARWESLGSPDPDPVRSLETGFPAAVATPDGTVHVFVRTWDGNVAHRSGPHGGNWSLWQRLEGPVSTLKASPRIVDGLDACVDSDGLIHLVAPTVGTVQHWVSKEPGQLPRPAAATGLPQPAGPVSIVGVADGAVRAVFRRSVTAQVLIAERQRMIGGWRVSARCEAVGGYGRVAVAPVGSGDRMVLAARDDAGDVRMAMAQEGPRPWQRGRVPHSAAAGVAQDAVGRAVVVALGLDGRLYTTRQASVGQSALFGGWRAQAGPPERTGGGPALVLGPDRADGRRMRRETR from the coding sequence GTGTCACCCGCGCACCCGCCCCGTGTCTCCCGCCGCCGGCTGCTCCAGGCCACCGGCGGCGGTGTGCTCGCCGCGACGGCGGGTGCGGGCGTCTGGGCCCGGCTGTCGGACCACCCGCCCCGTACGGCCGAACCGGCAGGCCCAGGAGGGTCCCTGGCCGATCCGGCGGCCCAGTCCTTCCTCCAGGTCATCGCGCATGCCGATGACGGGCTGTACTTCATGAACCCCGACCTGGAGCAGTCCCTGCGCGGCGGGGCGCGCTCGGTCACCGTCTGCCTCACGGGCGGCGAGGCCGACGGCCGCAACGTCAGCCGGCGCGCCCCCGATCCCGCCCGCGTCCCGCAGAACCGGGCCGCCTTCGCCCGGGCGCGGGCCAACGGACTGCGTGCCGCCCACGCCGCGATGGCCACCGGCGACCCCGCCGCCCGCTGGGACGTCGCGGCGCTGTCGCTGCTCCCCGGCTTCGAGGTGGAGATCCAGACGCTGCGCGACGCCCCGCAGCACCAGCTGATCTTCCTGGGGCTGGTGGAGGCCAGGGCCGTCTGGCAGTCCCGGGCGGCCACTCTGCGCGGTCTGTGGCTGGGGGCCACCGGCACCCTCCCCACGCTGCGCCCCGTGGGCACCCCCGTGAAGCGGCAGTTCCACTACACCCGCGACCAGCTCACCGAGACCCTGGTGGCGGTGCTCGACCGGGTCCGGCCCACGGTCGTACGCACCCTGGACCCCAACGCGGTGCACTCCCGCAGACGGCCGCCGGCCACCCCGGACCGCGACCCGCGGCTGGTGGGGCTGCGCTACTACGACCATCAGGACCACACCGCCTCCGCCTACTTCGCGCAGGCCGCGCTGGCCGCCTACGCCGGCCGGGGCCGCCCCGCGGTCGTGGAGAACTACCTCGGTTACGAGGCCGGTGCGCTGCCCAACGACCTCGACCTCAGGGCCGCCCGCCGCAAGGCCCGGCTGCTGTCGGTCTACGGCTGGGCCGACCACCGCGCCTGCGGCGACCCGGCGGGCTGCGGCGACCGCAAGGTGGGCGGCTCGGCGCTCAACGGCGGCTCCCGCAACTGGACCCGCAGCACCCGGCTGCGCGCGCCCGGCTCCAACGCCTGGGTCCGCCGGGCCGCGGACGGCCGGCTCGCCGCCTTCGCGGTGCTGGGCGGTACGGCGTACTGCTGGGCGGAGACCCGTCCGGGCAGCGGGAGTTTCGGTGCGCCGGTGCCGGTCGGCGGTGAGCTGTTGCAGGGGCAGATCCAGGTGGTGCGCCGCCCCGGCGGTGCGCTCCAGCTGTTCGCCTCCCGCACCGTGCTGCCGGGCCGCAACGCCGCCCACCGCCGCGAGCTGCTGACCGCGCCGCAGCGCGGCACCGCCCCCGACGGCAGCCCCGTCTTCGCGCGCTGGGAGTCGCTGGGCTCGCCGGACCCGGACCCGGTCCGGTCGCTGGAGACCGGCTTCCCGGCGGCGGTGGCCACCCCGGACGGCACGGTGCATGTCTTCGTACGCACCTGGGACGGCAATGTCGCCCACCGCAGCGGTCCGCACGGCGGGAACTGGTCGCTGTGGCAGCGGCTGGAGGGCCCGGTCAGCACCCTGAAGGCGTCACCGCGGATCGTCGACGGGCTGGATGCCTGTGTGGACTCCGACGGGCTGATCCATCTGGTCGCGCCGACCGTCGGGACCGTGCAGCACTGGGTGTCCAAGGAACCGGGGCAGCTCCCGCGGCCGGCTGCGGCCACCGGACTGCCGCAGCCGGCCGGCCCGGTCAGCATCGTCGGTGTGGCCGACGGCGCGGTGCGGGCCGTCTTCCGGCGGTCGGTCACCGCGCAGGTGCTGATCGCCGAGCGGCAGCGGATGATCGGCGGCTGGCGGGTGTCGGCGCGGTGCGAGGCGGTCGGCGGCTACGGGCGGGTGGCGGTGGCGCCGGTCGGCAGCGGTGACCGGATGGTGCTCGCGGCGCGCGATGACGCGGGCGACGTACGGATGGCGATGGCCCAGGAGGGCCCCAGGCCCTGGCAGCGGGGCAGGGTGCCGCATTCGGCGGCGGCCGGTGTCGCCCAGGATGCCGTCGGGCGCGCGGTGGTGGTCGCGCTGGGCCTCGACGGCAGGCTGTACACGACGCGTCAGGCCTCCGTCGGGCAGAGCGCGTTGTTCGGCGGCTGGCGGGCTCAGGCGGGTCCGCCGGAGCGGACCGGGGGCGGACCGGCCTTGGTGCTCGGACCGGACCGGGCGGACGGGCGCAGAATGCGCCGGGAGACCAGATAG
- a CDS encoding TetR/AcrR family transcriptional regulator has translation MAKDGSGNDSVAARRTPAGAAVLREDKTEAIRAAVFEELAAVGFARMSIEGIARRAGVGKTAVYRRWRSKLHLVLDVVSAVAAAGMPTPDTGSLHGDVRMLLEVAARALRHPMASQIIPDLLAEAARSPELASALKAALHDSQQGIAAAMVARAVERGEIPAGADGRLALDLLTGPLYWRLLVVRDEVPSGYLDELTAAVVSALGGR, from the coding sequence ATGGCAAAAGACGGCAGCGGGAACGACTCCGTGGCGGCGCGCCGGACCCCGGCAGGCGCCGCCGTACTACGCGAGGACAAGACCGAGGCGATCCGCGCCGCGGTCTTCGAGGAGCTCGCCGCGGTGGGCTTCGCCCGGATGTCGATCGAAGGCATCGCGCGACGGGCGGGCGTCGGCAAGACCGCCGTCTACCGGCGGTGGCGCTCCAAGCTGCACCTCGTTCTCGATGTGGTCTCCGCGGTGGCCGCGGCGGGCATGCCGACCCCCGACACCGGTTCGCTCCACGGTGACGTGCGGATGCTGTTGGAGGTCGCGGCCCGTGCGCTGCGGCACCCGATGGCCTCGCAGATCATCCCGGACCTGCTGGCGGAGGCGGCCCGCAGTCCGGAGCTGGCGAGTGCGCTGAAGGCCGCGCTGCACGACAGCCAGCAGGGCATCGCCGCGGCGATGGTGGCGCGCGCCGTCGAGCGCGGGGAGATCCCGGCCGGTGCGGACGGCCGGCTGGCCCTGGACCTGCTGACCGGCCCGCTCTACTGGCGCCTGCTGGTCGTCCGTGACGAGGTGCCGTCCGGCTATCTCGACGAGCTGACGGCGGCGGTGGTCAGCGCGCTCGGCGGGCGCTGA
- a CDS encoding ABC transporter permease produces MPQTLAPPAPAPAGAPASGTSPDPELSALAERHGLTVSGARPSLSEYVRQLWDRRHFISAFASAKLTAQYSQAKLGQVWQVATPLLNALVYYLIFGLLIGTRKGVPDFVPFLVTGVFIFTFTQSSVMAGTRSISGNLGLVRALHFPRACLPISFCLMQLQQLLFSMGVLVVILLGFGQIPTWSWLLAVPALTLQFVFNTGLAMVMARLGSKTPDLAQLMPFIMRTWMYASGVMFSIDLILKGKHVPAFVEVLLNANPAAVYIDLMRFALIDSFTHHKLPPHVWAFAGGWALLMGVVGFVYFWKAEERYGRG; encoded by the coding sequence ATGCCCCAGACCCTCGCGCCTCCGGCCCCCGCACCGGCCGGGGCGCCCGCCTCCGGCACCTCTCCCGACCCCGAGCTGAGCGCGCTGGCCGAGCGCCACGGCCTCACGGTGAGCGGGGCCCGCCCCTCGCTGTCGGAGTACGTCCGGCAGCTGTGGGACCGGCGGCACTTCATCTCCGCCTTTGCCAGTGCCAAGCTGACGGCGCAGTACAGCCAGGCCAAGCTGGGACAGGTCTGGCAGGTGGCGACGCCGCTGCTGAACGCGCTCGTCTACTACTTGATCTTCGGTCTGCTGATCGGCACGAGGAAGGGCGTCCCGGACTTCGTCCCGTTCCTGGTGACCGGTGTCTTCATCTTCACCTTCACCCAGAGCTCGGTGATGGCCGGAACGCGGTCGATCTCGGGCAACCTGGGCCTGGTGCGGGCGCTGCACTTCCCGCGCGCCTGCCTGCCCATCTCGTTCTGCCTGATGCAGCTGCAGCAGCTGCTGTTCTCGATGGGTGTGCTGGTGGTGATCCTGCTCGGTTTCGGGCAGATCCCCACCTGGTCGTGGCTGCTGGCCGTCCCGGCGCTGACGCTCCAGTTCGTCTTCAACACCGGCCTGGCGATGGTCATGGCCCGGCTGGGCAGCAAGACCCCGGACCTGGCGCAGCTGATGCCGTTCATCATGCGGACGTGGATGTATGCGTCGGGCGTGATGTTCAGCATCGACCTGATCCTCAAGGGCAAGCACGTCCCGGCCTTCGTGGAGGTGCTGCTGAACGCCAACCCGGCCGCCGTGTACATCGACCTGATGCGCTTCGCGCTGATCGACAGCTTCACGCACCACAAGCTGCCGCCGCATGTGTGGGCGTTCGCCGGGGGCTGGGCGCTGCTGATGGGCGTCGTCGGCTTTGTGTACTTCTGGAAGGCTGAGGAGCGGTACGGACGTGGCTGA
- a CDS encoding ABC transporter ATP-binding protein, translated as MAEQSNGIEPTEAAEARIPTVIADDLHIVYRVYGTGTGKGGATAALNRIVRRKPSAGVREVHAVKGVSFTAYRGESIGLIGSNGSGKSTLLKAVAGLLPAERGKVYTHGQPSLLGVNAALMNDLTGEKNVLLGGLAMGMSRDQVRERYDGIVDFSGINEKGDFISLPMRTYSSGMAARLRFSIAAAKDHDVLMIDEALATGDRSFQKRSEARIRELRKEAGTVFLVSHNNKSIRDTCDRVLWLERGELLMDGPTDEVIKAYEDHHR; from the coding sequence GTGGCTGAGCAGAGCAACGGCATCGAGCCGACAGAAGCCGCGGAGGCCCGCATCCCGACGGTGATCGCGGACGATCTGCACATCGTCTACCGGGTCTACGGCACCGGTACGGGCAAGGGCGGTGCCACCGCGGCGCTCAACCGCATCGTCCGGCGCAAGCCCTCGGCGGGCGTACGCGAGGTGCACGCGGTCAAGGGCGTCTCGTTCACCGCCTACCGCGGCGAGTCCATCGGCCTGATCGGCTCCAACGGCTCGGGCAAGTCGACGCTGCTCAAGGCGGTCGCCGGCCTGCTGCCCGCCGAGCGCGGCAAGGTCTACACCCACGGCCAGCCCTCGCTGCTGGGCGTGAACGCCGCGCTGATGAACGACCTGACCGGCGAGAAGAACGTCCTCCTCGGCGGCCTGGCCATGGGCATGTCCCGCGACCAGGTCCGCGAGCGCTACGACGGCATCGTCGACTTCTCCGGCATCAACGAGAAGGGCGACTTCATCTCGCTGCCGATGCGCACCTACTCCTCCGGCATGGCCGCCCGGCTGCGGTTCTCCATCGCCGCGGCCAAGGACCACGACGTGCTGATGATCGACGAGGCCCTGGCCACCGGCGACCGCAGCTTCCAAAAGCGCTCCGAGGCCCGCATCCGCGAACTGCGCAAGGAAGCCGGCACGGTCTTCCTGGTCAGCCACAACAACAAGTCCATCCGCGACACCTGCGACCGCGTCCTGTGGCTGGAGCGCGGCGAACTGCTGATGGACGGCCCGACGGACGAAGTGATCAAGGCATACGAGGACCACCACCGCTAG